The sequence below is a genomic window from Microbacterium sp. SORGH_AS_0888.
GTCGGACCCGCGTGATGAAGGACAAGGAGAAGCTCATCACGGCCTACCACGAGGGCGGTCACGCCCTCGCCGCGGCGGCGATGAACCACACCGACCCCGTCACGAAGATCACGATCCTGCCTCGGGGCAAGGCGCTCGGCTACACCATGGTGCTGCCGCTCGACGACAAGTACTCCGTCACCCGCAACGAGCTCCAGGATCAGCTCACCTACGCGATGGGCGGGCGCGTCGCCGAGGAGATCGTGTTCCACGACCCGACCACGGGTGCCTCCAACGACATCGAGAAGGCCACCGGCATCGCTCGCAAGATGGTGACCGAGTACGGCATGACGACCGACATCGGCCCGGTGAAGCTCGGCGGCTCCTCGGGTGAGATGTTCCTCGGCCGCGACATGGGCCACGGCCGCGACTACTCCGACGAGATCGCGGAGCGGGTCGACGTGCAGGTGCGTGCGCTCATCGAGCAGGCGCACAACGAGGCGTACCAGGTCATCAACGAGAACCGCGACATCCTCGACAGGCTCGCCCTGGCGCTGCTCGAGAAGGAGACACTCGACCACAACGAGGTCGCGGAGATCTTCACCGACATCAAGAAGCTCCCGCCGCGTCCGCAGTGGCTCTCCAGCTCCGACCGTCCGGTGTCGAACCAGCCGCCGATCGACGTGCCGCGCCGGCAGGATGTCGGCGTCGCCGCCCAGACCGAGGCCGAGGCCGCCGCGACCGAGAAGGCTCCGCGTCGTCGCCCCAGCACCGGACAGGCGCGGCCCGCGACCGCGTAGGCTCGGCCGATGGCCGTCGACCGTGAGCGCATCGCCCTGCTCGTCCGTGATCTTCTCGAGGCCATCGGGGAGGACCCGGACCGTCCCGGCCTGACCCAGACCCCGAGCCGCGTCGCCGACGCCTATGCGGAGTTCTTCTCCGGTGTGGGGCAGGATGCGGCCGAGCCGCTGCAGCACACGATCTCGGTCTCGCGGGGCCCCGCGCCCGAGACGTCCCCCTCCGGCGCGGTGATGCTGCGCGACATCCTCTTCCGTTCCACCTGCGAGCACCATCTGCTCCCGTTCCGCGGGCGGGCGCACATCGCCTACCTGCCGGGCGAGCGCGTCGTGGGGCTCGGAGCGCTGCCGAAGGTCGTGGACGTGCTGGCGGCGCGGCCCCAGGTCCAGGAGCGACTGGGCGAGCAGATCGCGGACACGATCGACCACGCACTGGCGCCTCGCGGGGTGCTCGTCATCCTCGACGCGTCGCACGAGTGCGTGACGATGCGCGGCGGCCGGCAGCCGGTCGCGACGACGGTGACGGTCGCGGCGCGCGGCGAGTACGTCGAGCCCGCCGCGCGGGCGGAGCTGGTCGCGCTGATCGGCCCGGGGGGCGCATGAGCTGTCTCATCATGGGGATCGTCAACGTGACCCCCGACTCGTTCAGCGACGGGGGCCGCTACCTCGACGCGGACGCCGCGATCGCCCAGGGGCTGCTGCTGCTGTCCCAGGGCGCCGACCTGCTCGACGTCGGCGGCGAGTCGACGCGACCGGGCTCCGAGCGCGTCCCGGTCGAGGTGGAGCAGGAGCGCGTGCTGCCCGTCATCGCGGCGCTCGCCGCCGCCGGCGCGACCGTGAGCGTCGACACGATGAACGCGGCGACCGCGGGCGCCGCCGTCGCCGCCGGCGCCCGCATCGTCAACGACGTGTCCGGCGGCCTCGCCGACCCCGACATGCTTCCCGCCGTCGCCGCCACCGACGCCGACATCGCGCTCGGTCACTGGCGCGGTCACTCCTCCGACATGTACGCGCGGGCCGAGTACGGCGACGTCGTGCGAGAGGTCTCGGCCGAGCTCGCCGGTCGCGTCGAGGCAGCCGCTGCGGCCGGCATCGCCCCCTCCCGGCTCATCCTCGACCCCGGGATCGGGTTCGGCAAGCGCGGCGCCCAGAACTGGGAGGTGCTGCGGGCACTGCCGCAGCTGACCGGCATCGGCTCCCGCGTGCTCGTGGGCGCGAGCCGGAAGCGCTTCCTCGGCGACCTGCTCGGCGGCGATGCCGCGGTCGAGCGTCGCGACCTGGCGACGGCGGTCACGAGCGCGCTGGCGGCACGCGAGGGCGCCTGGGCCGTGCGCGTCCACGACGTCGTCTCGACGCGCGATGCGCTGCTGGTCGAGGCCGCCTGGCGGAAGGGACACGCATGAACGGCGACCGCATCACCCTCACCGGCCTGCGCGGCCGCGGCTTCCACGGGGTGTTCCCCGAGGAGCGACGGGAGGGGCAGGAGTTCGTGGTCGATGTCGAGATCACGCTCGACACCCGTCCGGCCGCCCGCAGCGACGACGTCGCCGACACGGTGCACTACGGCGAGGTCGCGGAGGATGTCGTCGCGGTCGTCACCGGCGACCCCGTCGACCTGGTCGAGACGCTCGCCCAACGCATCGCGGACGCCGTGCTGGCTCGCCCCGCGGTGGAGGCCGTCCGGGTGACCGTCCACAAGCCCGGTGCGCCCATCACGGTGCCGTTCGCGGACGTCGCCGTCACGATCGAGCGGGCGCGACCGTGAACCGACGGCTGGCGCAGGGCCTCCGGTCGCAGACGGCGGTCGTCGCCTTCGGCGCCAACCTCGGCGACCGCGCTGCGACCATCGAGGCCGCCGCGGCGGAGCTGCGCGCGCTGCCGCTCGTCGACGACGTCCGTCTCGCGCCGGCCGTCTCCTCGGTCGCCGTCAAGCCCGATGGGCCGGATGTCGAGGCGCCGGGGTACCTGAACACCGTCGCGCTCGTGCGGACCCGTCTCGCGCCGTCCGTGCTCCTGGCCTGCCTGCACGAGATCGAGCGTCGGCACGGCCGTGTGCGTGTGGAGCGCTGGGGCGACCGCACGCTCGACCTGGATCTGATCGCCTACGGCGAGGTGCGCTCGACCGAGCCCGCGCTCGTCCTGCCGCATCCCCACGCCGCGGAGCGGGACTTCGTCCTCCGGCCATGGCTCGCTCTCGACCCGGAGGCCGAGCTGCCCGGCAGCGGCCGGGTGTCCCGGCTGCTCGCCACGATCGAGGGAGCCGCGTGAAGCGCACCAACCCCGCCGTTCTCGTCATCGCGGCCGTGCTCGGCGGCGGAGTCGGCTTCCTGATCGACCAGCTGCTGACCAGCGGCGGCGCCGCGACCGTCGCCCCGCACATCTCCATGGCCCTCGTGCTCGCGCTCGTCGGCGTCGTCGTGCTCGCCTTCGCGATCCCGATCCGCCGTGCCATACAGGGCAGGTCCCAGGTGCCCATCGACCCGTTCCGTGCGCTGCGGGTCGTCGTGCTGGCGAAGGCGTCGAGCCTCGTCGGCGCCGCGCTCGGCGGCGGCGCGCTCGGGCTTCTGGTCTTCCTCCTGACCCGTCCCGTCACGCCGTCGGTAGAGTCGATGACGACACTGATCGCCACGGTCGTGGCCAGCGCCTGGCTGGTCGCGGCGGCGTTGATCGCCGAACACCTGTGCATCATCCGGAAGGACGACGACGATCACGAACCCGGATCAGACGACCCCGGACCCGGCGTCACCCCGTCCCACCACTGACGTCGGGCTCGCCGCGCTGCTGGACGCCGACACCTACGCCGGGTTCCTGGAGTCGCGGTCGCCGAACCGTCTGCCCGCCGACGGCGAGGGGTGGCACCGCATCTCGCGTCGCTACCTGTGGACGCAGCTCATCACGACGGGCGCCCTCCTCGCGGCCGTCGCGGTCGCCGCTCCCGTCGTCGCTGCGCTCGTCGGGCAGCCGTGGCCGCTGGTCCCCGGCGCCGTCCTGGCGGTGCTCCTCCTGGGCGAGCTCGTCATCCTCCCGCGGCGGGTGCGCTCGATCGGATACCGCCTGCGCGACGACGACCTCGAGTTCCGGCGCGGCATCCTGTGGCAGCGCCAGGTCGCCGTCCCGTACGGGCGGATGCAGCTCATCGACATCACGCACGGGCCGCTGGACCGCGGGTTCCGCATCGCGCAGCTGAAGTTCGTCACGGCGGCGGCGTCGAGCGCGGTCGTGATCCCGGGGCTCGACCAGTCGGCCGCCGAGGCGCTGCGCGACCACCTCGTGCGGGTCGCAGAGAACCGGCGCACCGGGCTGTGACCGCTCCCCCGCCCTCGCGCTCGCCGCTGAGCGACGGACAGTGGCACCGGCCGCATCCGTTGACGCCGTTGCTGCGGGGCGGGTTCGCGCTCCTCGCGGTCTCGGGCGTCATCATCGCGAACCTGCGGGAACGCATCGTCGGCTTCTTCCTGCCGCGGGTGGACCCGGCGCTCGGCGACGACTACGAGCGGTGGACGACTCCGGGGGACCCGGTCGACTGGGTGCTCGCCCGCGGTCTCGTGCTCGTGGCCGCCCTCGTGGTCCTGGGAGTGCTCGTGGTGCTGGTCATCGCGTTCACCCTCGCCTGGCGGTTCCACACCTTCCGCGTCACCGAGGAGGACGTCGAGGTGCGCCGCGGCGTGCTCTTCCGCTCGCACCGACGTGCGCCGCTGGATCGGGTGCAGGGCGTGAACCTGACACGCCCGTTCGTCGCGCGGCTGCTCGGGCTGGCCAAGCTCGAGGTCGTCGGCGCGGGGCTCGACGCGAACGTGCGCCTGGAGTACCTGCGGCGCAGCGATGCCGAGACGGTGCGCGCCGACATCCTGCGCCTCGCCTCGGGTGTCCGCCTGGCCGAGGCGGCGGGGGAGGGACGCCCGGCGTTCCTCGCGGACGTGGCGCGCGGCATCCAGGGACTCGCCGAAGGCGACGAACCCGTGCCCGAGCCCGCGTCGGTCGTGCGTCTGCCGCCGGCCCGCATCGTGCTCTCTCACCTGCTGGACACCCTGACCGTCGTCATGGTGCTCGTCGCCGTCGCGGCCGTCGTCCTCGCAACGCTCGGCCCGCCCTGGATCGTCTTCGTCGCGGTGCCGGTCGTGTTCGGCCTGGGCGCCTACCAGGTCCGGCAGATCATCCGTGCGCTGCGCTACGCGATCGTGGCGACCCCCGATGGGGTGCGCATCACCTTCGGGCTGCTCACGACCGTGACCGAGACGATCCCGCCCGGGCGCATCCACGCCGTCGAGCTCAGCCAGCCGCTGCTGTGGCGGCCCGCCGGGTGGTGGGCCGTGCGCATCAACCGCGTGAGCGGGCGCAGCGCGAGCGACACGACATCCGACCAGTTCACGACCCTCATGCCCGTCGGCACCGCGGCGGATGCGGCACGGGTCCTGGCTCTCGTGCTGCCCGCGGCGGACGTCGCGGCGGCGATGCCTGCTGGCCTCGCCGCCCGGCCGGCGTCGGACCCTTTCACGACGATGCCGCGCCGTGCGTGGTTCCTGCGTCCGCTGTCGTGGCGGCGCACCGGCGTGCTCCGCGCTGCCGATGCGCTGCTGCTGCGTCGCGGCGCGATCCGTCGTTCGCTCGCGATCGTGCCGTGGGCGAGGATGCAGAGCGTCGCGGTGCAGCAGGGCCCGCTCTCCCGTGCGGCCCGCGTCGCGTCGCTGCACGTGCATACCGTCGCGGGGCCGGTCCGGACGGTCGTGGCAGGTCTCGACCGCGACGCCGCGCTCGCCGTGTGGCAGCGGGCCGCCGACGCCGTCGTGGCCGCCGCCGCGGCGGACCGTTCGCATCGATGGGCCGCCGTTCCGCCGGCCCGCTCCGCGGGTGCGTCCGGGGCGGTCGCCGAGCCGGGGCTCGCCGCCGCGTTCGGGTCGGCCGCGGCATCCGCAACGGCGGGGATCGTGATCGACACGCCGGTGGGGGATGCTGATTCTCGGGGTGTTGCGTACGATTCCCGCCGTTCGGTCTCGCCCGAGCCCGTGCCCGAGCCCGAGCCCGAGCCCGACCCCGAGCCCGAGCCCGAGCCCGAGCCCGAGCCCGAGGACCCGACCACCGAGGAGGACACATGAACCGCGACGGCAGACTCGGCGTCGGCGTGATCGGTGCCGGGCGCGTGGGCCCGGTGCTCGCGGCGGCGCTCGCCGGCGCCGGTCACGCGCTCGTCGGCATCACGAGCGGCTCCGACGACGACCGGGTCGACGCGATCCTGCCCGGGGTGCCGGTGCTCGACGCCCTCGAGGTCGTCCGGCGCAGCGAGCTCGTGGTCGTCGCGGTGCCGCACGACGAGCTGCCGGGCCTCGCGTCGGGGCTGGCCGAGGTCGGCGCGTGGCAGCCGGGCCAGCTCGTGCTGCATCCCGACCCGGCCTACGGCACGGCCGTGCTGGCGCCCGCCGCGGCGCGGGGTGCGATCCCGCTCGCCGTGCACCCGGCGATCTCGTTCACCGGGACGAGCATCGACCTGCGCCAGCTGGCCGCCGCGTACGCCGCCGTCACGGCACCCGCCGCGGTCCTGCCGATCGCGCAGGCGCTCGCGGTCGAGATGGGCTGCGAGCCGGTCGTCGTCGCCGAGGAGGACCGCCCGCTCTACGCCGAGGCCATCGCCACCGCCACCGAGTTCTCCCGCTCGATCGTCCGGCAGTCCACGGGTATCCTCGCCGGCATCGGCGTCGAGAACCCGGGCGGCTTCCTCTCCGCCCTCGTGCGCTCCGCCGTCGACCAGGCGCTCGCGTCGGGGACGGCCGCGGATGCCGACCCGCCGCTGTCGTGAGCGACATCCAGCTCGCGCGCATCCCCGCGGGTGCCCTGCCGCCGCAACGGGGGCGCCCGCCCGTCCGGGTCGAGGCCTTCGAGATCGGTGTGTATCCCGTCACCGAGGAGCAGCTGGCCGAGATCCTCGGCGTCACCGCCGCCCATCCCCGTCGCCCGGCCGTGGGTGTGAGCTGGCTGCGGGCCGTGCGGTTCTGCAACGCGGTGTCCGAGTGGGAGGGCTTCGAGCCGGCGTACCGGGTCGACGGCGACGAGGTCGCCCGCTACGACGACGCCGAGGGGTACCGGCTGCCGACGGAGGCCGAGTGGGAGCTGGCGTGCCGGGCGGGCTCGGCCGCGCCGCAGTACGGCCCGCTGCCCGAGATCGCCTGGACCGTCGCCGACGGCGTCCGCACGCCGCAGCCCGTCGGCGCCCGGCTGCCGAACCTCAACGGCCTGTTCGACATCCTCGGAAACGTGTGGGAGTGGTGCGAGGACGTCGTGGACGAAGGCCGTGAGGAGCACGCGATCCGCGGCGGCGGGTTCGCCGACGACGCGTGGAGCGTGCGCGCCGACGTGCGCCGTGCCGGGCCTCGTCGTGAGGGAGCGCCCGACGTCGGCTTCCGCGTGGCGCGCAGTCTGTGACGCCGGGTCTGCGGGTGCTGCCCTGTCACCGCGAGGGAGCGATGACCAGGGAGACGTTCTGCCCGCCGAAACCGAACGAGTTGCTCAGAACGGCGTGAGGTGTCGCCTGTCGCGCCTCGGTCACGACATCGAGCGCGATGCGCGGATCGACCCCGGTCGAGCTCAGGTTGCGGGTTGGCGGGATGCGTCCGTGCTGCGCGCTGAGGACGGCGATGAGGGCCTCGACGGCACCGGCGGCGCCGAAGAGGTGCCCCAGGGCGGCCTTCGGCGCGGTGACCGTGGCCCGTCCGAACACCCGGGTGATCGCGTGCGCCTCCGCCGCATCCCCGACCTCGGTTCCGGTGGCGTGCGCGTTGACGTGTCCGATGTCCTCGGGGGCCAGCCGCGCCTGGGCGAGAGCCTTGCGCATGGCCGACATCTGACCGGTGCCCGCCGGGTCCGGTGCCGTGAGGTGTGGTGGGCGTCCGAGGCGATCCCTGCTCCCGCGAGCTCGGCGCGGATGCGTGCGCCGCGCGCGACGGCGTGTGCGCGACTCTCCAGGATGAGGACGGCGGCGCCCTCGGCGAGGACGAACCCGCTGCGGTCGGCGGCGAAGGGGCGTGACGCGGACGCCGGATCGCCCGTGTGATGGGAGAGCGAGCGTGCCTGCGCGAAGCCGGCGACCGTGATCGGGGTGATGGCGGCCTCGGTGCCGCCCGTGATCACGACGTCCGCCTCGCCCGCGCGGATCAGCCGGGCGCCGAGCGCGATCGCCTCGGCGCCGGACGAGCAGGCGGACACCGGGGTGAACACGCCGGCCCGTGCGCCGTAGGCGATGCCGAGGACGGCGGCCGCAGCGTTCGGCATGAGCATCGGGACGGTCCGGGGCGACACCCTGCGGGCTCCCGACGTGAGGCGGACGCCCTCCTCGTGCAGCAGCGTCTGCACACCGCCGATCCCGGTGCCGATCGCGGTCGCCAGGCGGTCGGGATCGGGCTCGGGTGCGCCGGCATCGGCCCATGCCTCGGCAGCGGCGACGAGCACCGCCTGCTGCGAGCGGTCGAGACGCTTGCGCTGCACGGGGGAGAGGAGCTCTCCCGGATCGGCGGCCATCGTGCCCGCCGCGATGGCCGCGAGCCCGTCGCTGCCCGCCAGCACGCCGGCTCGGATGCCGGATGCGCCCGCCAGCAGCGCCTCCCAGGTCGAGTGCGCGTCGACTCCGAGCGGGGTGAGCGCGCCCACTCCCGTCACGACGACGTCGGTTCCGAAAGACATGGCGACCACTTTTCTTGTATGTTATACAAATCGTTGGTCATTTGTATCACATACAATTACGGGGTGACCTCTGAGCGGACGGGCGGCGATCCGAGCAGGCGGGCGCGCGGACGGTCCACCCGGTTGCGGCTGATCGAGACGGCGGCGCGGCTCGGTGTCGAGCGTCCGGGTTCGGCTCTGAGCGTGGCGGAGGTCGCGGAGGCCGCCGGTGTCTTCCCGAACCAGATCACCTACCACTTCGGTTCCAAGGACGCGCTGCTCGTGCACGCGGCGTTCCTCCGCCTCCTGCGTGACACCCGCCGCGTCGAGCGGATCGGCCGCGCGGCTGCGACGGCCGAGGCGTTCCGCCGCAACATCAGCCGTGCCGTCCTGGCACTGCCCTCGTTGCCCGGCGTGGCCGGGGCGCTCGCGATCGGAATCGCCCGGGCGGATGTCGCGCCGGTCATCGACCAGCATCTCCACCTGCTCTTCCGCCAGTCGGAGCGCTACCTCGGCGTCCTCCTCGACCGCCGGGGCTGGGGCATCGAGCGCTCGCCGCACCTCGAGGTCAGGACCTTCTGGAGCACCGCGCTCGGCGGTGCTCTGCTTGCGCGGGCGGGGGCGGCGGGGACGGCCGCCGACCTCGACCTCGCCGGCATTCTGAGCGTCCACGACCGCGCCGATAGACTGAAATCGCCCCCGTCGACCGCTCAGACCGGAGACCCCATGACCTCGAAGCCCGACTCCGCCGTGCCCGCAGACTCCTCCGAGGAGGATGTCTTCGAGCAGAAGGCCGTGCGTCTGGCCAAGCGGGAGCGGCTCATCGCCGAGCGCGTCGACGCCGCCGGCGGTGCCTACCCGGTGACGGTTCCTGTCACCGACACCATCCCGGCGCTGCGCGAGCGCTACGCCGATCTCGAGGCGGGCGCGGAGACGGGTGTCGTCGCCTCCGTCGCCGGTCGCGTGGTCTTCAGCCGCAACACCGGCAAGCTCTGCTTCGCCTCGCTGCAGTCCGGTGACGGAAGCCGCATCCAGGCCATGGTCTCGCTCGCCGTCGTGGGCGAGGAGTCGCTTGCCCGCTGGAAGGAGCTCGTCGACCTCGGCGATCACGTCTCGGTCACCGGCGAGGTCATCTCCAGCCGTCGCGGCGAGCTGTCGATCATGGTGAGCGACTGGACGATCGCCGCCAAGGCGCTTCTGCCGCTGCCGAACCTGTACACCGAGCTCAGCGAGGAGAGTCGCGTGCGCTCGCGCTTCCTCGACCTGATCGTGCGCGAGCAGGCCCGCACCTCGGTCCGCGCCCGGGCCGCGGTCAACGCCTCGCTGCGCGCCACCTTCGCCGGGCACGACTTCATCGAGGTCGAGACCCCCATGCTCCAGGTGCAGCACGGCGGCGCCTCGGCGCGCCCCTTCGTCACGCATTCGAACGCCTTCGACACCGAGCTGTACCTGCGGATCGCGCCCGAGCTGTTCCTCAAGCGCGCTGTCGTGGGCGGGCTCGACCGGGTGTTCGAGATCAACCGGAACTTCCGCAACGAGGGCGCGGACTCGACCCACAGCCCCGAGTTCGCGATGCTCGAGGCCTATCAGGCCTACACCGACTACAACGGCATCGCCGACCTCACCCAGGAGCTGATCCAGAACGCCGCCGCCGCCGTCAACCGGCTGCTCGGTCGTCCGGAGGCCGGGCACGAGGTCGTCTGGGCCGATGGCACGGTGTACGACCTGGGCGGCGAGTGGGATCGCATCTCGATGTACGACTCGCTCACCGCCGCGAGTGGCCGCGCCGTCACCCCGGAGACCTCGGTCGACGAGCTCGCGGCCTTCGCGCAGGAGGCCGGCGTGGATGTCCCTGCGCGGACCGCGACCCACGGCAAGTACGTCGAGGAGCTGTGGGAGCACTTCGTCAAGGGCGGCCTCGAGCGGCCGACGTTCGTCATGGACTTCCCCCTCGACACGAGCCCGCTCGTGCGCGAGCACCGTTCGATCCCGGGCGTCGTGGAGAAGTGGGACCTGTACGTGCGCGGGTTCGAGTTGGCCACCGGATACTCCGAGCTGGTCGACCCCGTGGTGCAGCGCGAGCGGTTCGTCGAGCAGGCGAAGCTCGCCGACCGCGGCGACGACGAGGCGATGCGCATCGACGAGGAGTTCCTGCGGGCCATGGAGCACGGCCTTCCGCCCATGGGCGGCATGGGCATGGGCATCGATCGGCTGCTCATGGCGATCACCGGCCTCGGCATCCGCGAGACCATCCTCTTCCCGCTCGTCAAGTAGTCGGCCGCTCGTCAGGGGCGGAACGCCCAGTCCGGCAGATGCCCCGCCTGCACCATCGACATGACGATGCCGGCGAGCCCGTGGCCCGGCTCGATCTCCAGCGCTCCGCGGGCGTAGGCATCGGCGTGCGTCGACCGCCCGAGTGCCCAGCAGAGCCAGGCGCACGCGGAGAGCGCTCCGGGGCGATGCTCCCGCGGTGCGGACGCCGCCGCCTCGCGACACGCGTCGAGCGCGATCCCGAGCCGCTCGATGTCGGGTCGCGGGCCCTCGCCCCACATGGACGGCGCGAACTCGTGGGAGTACTCCTCGCCGTTCTCCCACCGCAGCTGAGCGTGGACCGCGTCGTCACCCGCGTCGACCCCGCCGATCCAGGTCAGCAGGCCGATGTCGCGGGCCGCCGGGCGCTCCAGGCACCAGATCAGCAGGGCGCGGGCGTAGGCGTCGTCAGCGTGCCGTGTCGGCGGGAGCGCCCGCCGACACAGCGCGCTCCGCCACGACGTCGTCGAAGAAGCCCGGCAGGTCATCGAGCACCCCGGTCGCCGCGACGGCAAGCGGATGCACGCGTGCTCCCTCGGCGGACGGCGAGCCGGCGAGGAGGCGCACGGCGTGTCCGAGCTCCCGTAGCGCCACCGCGGTGCGCTCGGTCGTGGCGAGATCGACCGCCGGCAACGCGGCGCCGGTGGCCTGGTCGCCCACGGGATCCGCGACCACACCGGCGGCCGGCCCGTCGTCGAGGTCGGCGGCGTCCCCGCCGAGGTCGGCGACGAGGTACGACGCCCAGCGTCCCCCGCCCACGTACAGTGCGTCGACCGTGCCCAGACCACACGCATGGGCTCGTGCCGCGAGCGCTGCGGCGAGCGTCGCGTACGGCACGGCGCCCGCGCTCATCCGCTCCTCGCCGTACACCACCAGCGCGTAGGCATCGGCATCCGCGATACGGCAGACCATGCCGATGAGCGTCGCCGCGAACGTGTCGATCTCGCTCTCGCGCGGGAGATCGACGCGCATGCCGCCCACGCTCCGGCCCCCGGAGAAGGGGATGATCACGGCGCTCCGGGTCGGGGTGAAGCCCAGCAGGTGCGGTACGACGGACAGGAACTGGCGAGGCTCGGTGGCCTTCACGATCGTCTTCATGCGTCGAGGATCGGCTGCGGCGGCCCGGCGCGGGCCGGCCCTCCCCAGGTGTCGTCGCCCTCCCGCCGTCTGTCCCGGCTGGGGAGGAGAGGATGGCGCAGTCCGCCTCCCAGCCTCGCGGCGTACGATGGGCGCATGGACAGCTTCTGGGTCGCCGCGCTCTGGGCGGTCCTGCCGACCGCGTGCCTCGTGGTGCTGTTCTTCTTCATCCTCCGCTCGGTCGTGCACATGGACCGCAACGAGCGTCGCGCCTACGCGAAGGCCGAGGCCGAGGAACGCGCGCGGCGGGGGATGCCGCCGGCCGGCGCCGCCGCATCCGAGCGCTGAGAACGGCTCGGCGTCGGAGGCCTCCGCTACGCTGAGAGCCGACCCCGGGGGGCAGCCGTGATCCAGTTCGATTTCGACGATCCGTGGTGGCTGCTCTTCGTCTTCGTGTTCGACGTCGTGGTGCGCGTCGCGGCGGTGATCATCGTGCCGCGCAACCGTCGGCCCACGGCGGCGATGGCGTGGCTGCTGGCGATCTACTTCATCCCGATCATCGGCGTGCTGCTGTTCCTCGTGATCGGCACGCCGCGACTGCCGCGCAAGCGCCGCCGCAAGCAGCGCGCGATCAACGACTACATCGAGGACACGACGGCGGGCCTCGACTTCGGCATGGCTCAGCCC
It includes:
- a CDS encoding DUF4192 family protein, which produces MKTIVKATEPRQFLSVVPHLLGFTPTRSAVIIPFSGGRSVGGMRVDLPRESEIDTFAATLIGMVCRIADADAYALVVYGEERMSAGAVPYATLAAALAARAHACGLGTVDALYVGGGRWASYLVADLGGDAADLDDGPAAGVVADPVGDQATGAALPAVDLATTERTAVALRELGHAVRLLAGSPSAEGARVHPLAVAATGVLDDLPGFFDDVVAERAVSAGAPADTAR